From the Quercus lobata isolate SW786 chromosome 6, ValleyOak3.0 Primary Assembly, whole genome shotgun sequence genome, one window contains:
- the LOC115950005 gene encoding uncharacterized protein LOC115950005, whose amino-acid sequence MLLPTDMEELKNMRMQEVFLSAKRYLGMATYKMEEEVKGQSKTAELERSKQIDAARTLKTSETDLAKAREDLKEATRARDNAAAGLTGAQKQAEEQTKRLLAAVEQLQIAKEHISDLKKKLIEANNAKGMVEFAKDKIVRAKQEAEFARTEAEAARDKAEEEGYKAGEEALKRAGVEVSSDLWKAESVFYPPAIRETASASSEAVSAPQEAEAAQLEVAQIIVTLGKSTEEGEPHDATEALGGLDPEMPKEGAEPAVSAQISGVEEPAIFVQPLQVIPLTDVPKSTETNPAQSSQEGDVS is encoded by the exons atgctgcTCCCTACTGATATGGAAGAGTTGAAGAatatgaggatgcaggaggttttcctcagCGCGAAGAGGTACCTGGGTATG GCTACCTAtaagatggaggaagaagttaaGGGGCAGAGTAAGACCGCCGAGCTTGAGCGCAGTAAACAAATAGATGCTGCACGGACCCTCAAAACTTCCGAAACTGACCTCGCGAAGGCCAGGGAGGACTTAAAAGAGGCTACCCGAGCCAGGGATAATGCTGCGGCAGGTTTGACtggtgcccaaaaacaggccgaggagCAGACAAAGCGCTTACTCGCTGCCGTGGAGCAATTGCAGATTGCTAAGGAGCATATCagtgatttaaagaagaaactgatcGAGGCAAACAATGCTAAGGGCATGGTGGAATTTGCCAAGGACAAAATCGTGAGGGCCAAACaggaggctgagtttgccagaACTGAGGCCGAAGCTGCTAGGGACAAGGCCGAGGAGGAGGGTTACAAGGCGGGG GAAGAGGCCCTCAAACGAGCTGGGGTGGAAGTTTCGTCCGacttgtggaaggcggagagcgTATTTTATCCTCCAGCCATCCGTGAGACCGCCTCCGCTAGCTCCGAGGCTGTGAGTGCTCCACAGGAGGCTGAGGCTGCTCAGTTAGAAGTTGCTCAGATCATCGTCACTCTTGGCAAGTCGACTGAAGAAGGAGAGCCTCATGATGCGACAGAAGCACTTGGAGGTCTGGATCCCGAGATGCCTAAAGAGGGTGCCGAGCCTGCGGTCAGTGCTCAGATCTCTGGTGTCGAGGAGCCAGCCATCTTTGTTCAGCCCCTACAGGTCATTCCCCTTACTGATGTCCCCAAAAGCACTGAAACTAATCCTGCTCAGTCTTCCCAAGAAGGGGATGTCTCCTAG